In a genomic window of Gloeocapsopsis dulcis:
- the grxD gene encoding Grx4 family monothiol glutaredoxin → MTPEVQQRIDHLIKDNKIMVFMKGTKLMPQCGFSNNVVQILNALGVPFETVDVLEDYEIRQGIKEYSNWPTIPQVYINGEFVGGSDILIEMYQKGELQQQVEVALAS, encoded by the coding sequence ATGACTCCAGAAGTACAACAGCGGATTGATCATTTGATCAAAGACAACAAAATTATGGTCTTCATGAAGGGCACAAAATTAATGCCCCAATGTGGTTTTTCTAACAACGTAGTACAAATACTCAATGCCCTAGGAGTTCCTTTTGAAACTGTAGATGTCTTGGAAGATTACGAAATTCGCCAAGGAATCAAAGAGTACTCTAATTGGCCAACAATTCCTCAAGTTTACATCAATGGTGAATTTGTAGGTGGCTCAGATATTTTGATTGAGATGTACCAAAAAGGTGAACTACAGCAGCAAGTAGAAGTAGCACTTGCTTCCTAA
- a CDS encoding BolA family protein, with amino-acid sequence MISPQQVEEMIRLQIPDAEVQVQDLTGGGDHYQVTVVSSQFENKGLVQQHQLVYGALRQAMSSEAIHALALKTYTPQAWQAVG; translated from the coding sequence ATGATAAGCCCCCAACAGGTTGAGGAAATGATTAGATTGCAAATTCCAGACGCCGAGGTTCAGGTGCAAGACTTGACAGGCGGAGGAGATCATTATCAAGTGACAGTGGTTTCGTCTCAATTTGAGAATAAGGGACTAGTGCAACAACATCAACTAGTTTATGGTGCTCTACGGCAAGCTATGTCTTCTGAAGCTATTCACGCCTTAGCACTAAAAACTTATACTCCTCAAGCTTGGCAGGCAGTTGGTTGA
- a CDS encoding glutamyl-tRNA reductase, producing MNIAVVGLSHKTAPVEVREKLSIPEPQVESAIAHLLTYPHIEEVAILSTCNRLEIYIVARETQQGIQEVAQFLAEHSKLPASSLRQHLFIFLHEDAVMHLMRVAAGLDSLVLGEGQILAQVKQTHKLGQQHNGIKLILNKLFKQALTAGKRVRTETSIGTGAVSISSAAVELAQMKVQNLAACRVMIIGAGKMSRLLVQHLIAKGAVQICIINRSRQRAEELANQFRQIDLQLHSISEMMSVMAMSDLVFTSTAATEPLLDRAKLEAALEPSRALMLFDISVPRNVHVDVNELEFVQAFNVDDLKAVVAQNHESRRRMAMEAEKLLEEEVLAFDVWWRSLDTVTTISCLRDKVETIREQELEKALSRLGSEFAEKHQEVIEALTRGIVNKILHDPMVQLRSQQDIEARKRCMQTLQMLFNLDVEEQFS from the coding sequence ATGAATATTGCGGTAGTGGGACTAAGTCATAAAACAGCCCCAGTCGAAGTTAGAGAAAAGCTAAGTATTCCAGAACCCCAAGTCGAAAGCGCGATCGCGCACCTGTTGACATACCCTCATATTGAAGAAGTTGCGATTCTCAGTACTTGCAACCGCCTGGAAATTTATATTGTCGCGCGCGAAACACAGCAGGGCATTCAAGAAGTTGCGCAGTTTTTGGCGGAACATAGCAAGTTACCTGCGTCAAGTCTAAGACAACATTTATTTATCTTTCTCCATGAAGATGCTGTCATGCATTTGATGCGCGTCGCTGCTGGACTAGATAGTTTAGTGTTGGGAGAAGGACAAATATTAGCGCAGGTGAAACAAACTCATAAACTAGGACAACAACACAACGGAATTAAATTAATTCTTAACAAACTGTTTAAACAAGCCCTGACTGCTGGTAAGCGCGTCCGCACAGAAACAAGTATTGGAACTGGCGCAGTATCGATTAGTTCGGCTGCGGTGGAATTAGCGCAGATGAAAGTGCAAAATCTCGCAGCTTGTCGAGTGATGATTATTGGTGCGGGTAAGATGTCGCGCTTACTCGTACAGCATTTGATTGCTAAAGGCGCAGTGCAAATTTGTATTATCAATCGTTCGCGACAACGGGCAGAAGAATTAGCAAATCAATTTCGCCAGATAGATTTACAACTGCACTCGATTTCTGAAATGATGTCAGTGATGGCAATGTCAGATTTGGTATTTACTAGTACAGCAGCAACAGAACCTCTCCTCGATCGCGCGAAGTTAGAGGCAGCATTAGAACCAAGTCGGGCTTTGATGTTATTTGATATTTCAGTTCCGCGTAATGTTCATGTGGATGTGAATGAATTGGAGTTTGTCCAAGCATTTAATGTCGATGACTTGAAAGCTGTTGTTGCTCAAAACCACGAAAGCCGTCGCCGGATGGCAATGGAAGCCGAGAAACTTTTAGAAGAAGAAGTTCTTGCATTTGATGTTTGGTGGCGATCGCTGGATACTGTAACAACAATTAGCTGTTTGCGCGATAAAGTAGAAACGATTCGCGAACAGGAACTAGAAAAGGCATTGTCACGCTTGGGTTCGGAATTTGCCGAAAAACATCAAGAAGTGATTGAAGCTTTAACGCGGGGAATTGTGAATAAAATATTGCACGACCCGATGGTACAACTGCGATCGCAACAAGATATTGAAGCTCGCAAGCGCTGTATGCAAACACTGCAAATGTTGTTTAATCTAGATGTAGAAGAACAATTTAGTTAG
- the grxC gene encoding glutaredoxin 3 translates to MFDFNSLFNRHPERVKANVEIYTWQTCPYCIRAKLLLWWKGVNFTEYKIDGNESARNQMAERAQGRRTVPQIFINNQHIGGCDDLYQLDAQGQLDTLLAQPVSV, encoded by the coding sequence ATGTTTGATTTCAACTCACTTTTCAATCGCCATCCTGAACGAGTGAAAGCTAATGTAGAAATCTATACTTGGCAAACTTGCCCTTATTGCATTCGTGCCAAATTGCTACTGTGGTGGAAAGGTGTTAATTTCACCGAGTACAAAATTGACGGTAATGAATCTGCCAGAAACCAAATGGCAGAACGCGCGCAAGGGCGACGTACAGTACCACAAATCTTTATCAACAATCAACACATTGGTGGATGTGACGATCTTTATCAGTTAGATGCACAAGGGCAGTTAGACACGTTGTTAGCTCAACCTGTATCTGTTTAG
- a CDS encoding lysophospholipid acyltransferase family protein, translating to MSTKVAPPTSSDISRVSPWLAQLAYPLGSRLVLPFFFRKLEVIGQENLPITGPVILAPTHRSRWDALLVPYATGRLVTGRDLRYMVSADEVRGVQGWFIRRLGGFPIDTKHPAISTLRHGVELLQAGEMMVIFPEGNIFRDRTVHPLKPGLARIALSAESNHPGLGVKIVPIHLCYSQPYPRWGCEVTIRIGSPIQVAKYNTGSVKQNAKELTTDLEAALKALNAQESEVKSSDSVSDDSITSIYRN from the coding sequence ATGAGTACTAAGGTGGCTCCTCCTACTTCATCAGATATATCTCGTGTTTCACCTTGGTTGGCTCAGCTTGCCTATCCTTTGGGAAGTCGCCTTGTCCTACCCTTTTTCTTTCGTAAGCTCGAAGTTATTGGACAAGAAAACTTACCGATCACTGGACCAGTCATTCTTGCTCCTACCCACCGGTCGCGTTGGGATGCTCTACTTGTACCTTATGCCACAGGTAGACTTGTTACGGGAAGAGATTTACGCTATATGGTATCAGCAGATGAGGTAAGAGGGGTACAAGGTTGGTTTATCCGCCGTTTGGGAGGGTTTCCTATTGATACCAAGCATCCTGCTATTTCTACCCTGCGTCATGGAGTCGAGCTACTGCAAGCAGGAGAGATGATGGTGATTTTTCCGGAAGGTAACATTTTTCGTGATAGGACGGTTCACCCACTCAAGCCAGGATTAGCGCGTATCGCTTTGAGTGCAGAATCGAACCACCCTGGATTAGGAGTCAAAATTGTACCGATTCATTTGTGTTACAGTCAACCCTACCCTCGCTGGGGCTGTGAAGTCACTATTCGCATTGGTTCTCCAATACAAGTAGCAAAATACAATACAGGCTCAGTCAAACAGAATGCTAAAGAGCTAACTACAGATTTAGAAGCGGCGCTTAAAGCTCTTAACGCTCAGGAGTCAGAAGTCAAAAGCAGTGATTCTGTTTCAGATGACTCCATTACCAGTATTTATAGAAATTAA
- the tadA gene encoding tRNA adenosine(34) deaminase TadA — MHCHWMGKAIALAQAAGEADEVPVGAVIIDSNCNVVATAENRRQRDKDPTAHAEILALRQAGQALQNWHLNHCTLYVTLEPCPMCAGAIIQARLKLLVYGTDDPKTGAIRTVANIPDSACSYHHLDVIGGILESACRTQLQTWFATQRQLKRRN, encoded by the coding sequence ATGCATTGCCACTGGATGGGTAAAGCGATCGCACTTGCTCAAGCAGCAGGCGAAGCGGATGAGGTTCCTGTAGGTGCTGTCATTATTGACTCTAACTGCAATGTCGTTGCAACTGCAGAAAATCGTCGGCAAAGAGACAAAGATCCCACAGCCCACGCAGAAATTTTAGCATTGCGCCAAGCTGGTCAAGCACTACAAAATTGGCATCTCAATCACTGCACGCTTTACGTTACCTTAGAACCCTGCCCAATGTGTGCGGGAGCAATTATCCAGGCACGGCTCAAATTATTAGTTTATGGCACAGACGACCCCAAAACTGGGGCAATACGCACTGTCGCTAATATTCCTGATAGTGCTTGCTCTTACCATCATCTTGATGTCATCGGCGGTATCCTCGAATCAGCCTGTCGCACACAACTCCAAACATGGTTTGCCACTCAACGACAACTCAAAAGAAGAAACTAG
- a CDS encoding DNA-methyltransferase, which produces MMVLAPLYTTNYGAAYVGDSLLLLDQIEPNSIDLVLTSPPFALQRQKTYGNVEQADYVEWLLAFCKKIYRVLSPTGSFVLDLGGAYQSKRPVRSLHNYRILIKLCDELEFRLAQEFFWFNPAKLPSPIEWVNKRKIRAKDAVNTVWWLSKTDHPKANVSNVLVPYSDRMKKLQANPQKYYKPKERPSGHDISTSFATDNGGAIPSNLLEIPNTESNSQYIQLCKSVAISPHPARFPQKLPLFFINFLTEPGDTVLDIFAGSNTTGFVAEELARKWIAFEEELPYLAASAFRFLSKNQNQDVVTLYNKLLCQQEPICITIAGVRGHWHRPAVQG; this is translated from the coding sequence ATGATGGTCCTAGCTCCTCTATACACCACAAACTACGGCGCAGCATATGTTGGTGATTCACTTTTACTGCTAGATCAGATTGAACCTAATTCTATCGATTTAGTATTGACTTCACCACCTTTTGCCCTACAACGTCAAAAAACTTACGGTAATGTTGAACAAGCAGATTATGTAGAGTGGTTACTTGCGTTTTGCAAGAAGATTTATCGAGTTCTTTCGCCAACTGGTAGTTTTGTACTTGATTTGGGTGGAGCATATCAAAGTAAACGTCCAGTGCGATCGCTCCATAATTACCGGATTCTGATTAAACTTTGTGACGAGTTAGAGTTTAGACTTGCACAAGAGTTCTTTTGGTTTAATCCTGCAAAACTCCCTTCCCCAATTGAGTGGGTAAACAAGCGTAAGATCCGCGCTAAAGATGCTGTAAACACAGTTTGGTGGTTGTCAAAAACCGACCATCCTAAAGCCAATGTCAGTAATGTTTTAGTTCCCTACTCGGATCGGATGAAGAAGCTACAAGCTAATCCTCAAAAGTACTATAAACCAAAAGAAAGACCTTCAGGACATGATATTAGTACAAGCTTTGCCACTGATAATGGTGGTGCTATTCCTTCAAACTTACTAGAAATTCCCAATACCGAAAGTAATTCTCAGTATATTCAACTCTGTAAATCTGTTGCTATCTCTCCACATCCAGCAAGATTTCCTCAGAAGCTACCGCTGTTTTTTATTAATTTTTTAACTGAACCTGGAGATACAGTTTTAGATATATTTGCTGGTTCAAACACTACGGGCTTTGTAGCTGAAGAGCTAGCAAGAAAATGGATAGCTTTTGAAGAAGAATTACCGTATTTAGCTGCTTCGGCTTTTCGCTTTTTAAGCAAAAACCAAAATCAAGATGTTGTTACTCTCTACAACAAACTTCTTTGTCAGCAAGAGCCAATTTGTATAACTATAGCAGGGGTCAGGGGACACTGGCACAGACCTGCGGTTCAGGGTTAA
- the modA gene encoding molybdate ABC transporter substrate-binding protein, with protein sequence MKRKKFIFICGVVTTLILVISLKWLTIPSIVAQANTTLLVSAAASLQDALQEIQPLFQQTQSNIKVNYNFGASGALQQQIEQGAPADIFFSAATKQMNALQEKNLILPNTRLNLLTNRLVLIVPSNSRLKINSFRQLTGNDVKRIAVGEFRSVPVGQYSEELCKNLEILAQVKPKLVFGNNVRNVLAAVESGNADAGIVYTTDAKLSDKVRVVATAFENLHSPIVYPVAVVSSSKKPDSAKQYIQFLNNKQAISIFKKYGFGIAT encoded by the coding sequence ATGAAAAGAAAAAAATTTATCTTTATTTGTGGAGTAGTTACTACGCTTATTTTAGTGATTAGTTTAAAGTGGCTTACTATACCTTCAATTGTGGCACAAGCAAATACAACATTACTTGTATCTGCTGCGGCTAGTCTACAAGATGCCTTGCAAGAAATTCAGCCACTTTTTCAACAAACCCAGTCAAATATTAAAGTTAATTATAACTTTGGTGCTTCGGGTGCCTTACAGCAACAAATAGAACAAGGTGCGCCAGCCGACATCTTTTTTTCTGCCGCCACAAAGCAAATGAATGCATTGCAGGAGAAGAATCTAATACTTCCTAATACCCGTCTTAATCTATTAACTAATCGCCTCGTCTTGATTGTACCAAGTAATTCTCGCTTGAAAATCAATAGCTTCCGTCAATTAACAGGTAATGATGTCAAGCGAATTGCGGTAGGCGAATTTCGTAGCGTACCCGTAGGGCAATATTCCGAGGAATTATGCAAGAACTTAGAAATTTTAGCGCAAGTTAAACCAAAATTAGTGTTTGGTAATAACGTTCGTAATGTGCTAGCTGCTGTAGAAAGTGGTAATGCTGATGCAGGGATTGTCTACACCACAGATGCCAAGTTATCTGATAAAGTTCGAGTAGTAGCTACAGCTTTTGAAAATTTACATTCTCCGATTGTTTACCCTGTTGCAGTTGTCAGTAGTAGTAAAAAACCTGATTCTGCCAAACAATATATCCAGTTTTTAAATAATAAGCAAGCAATATCTATATTTAAAAAATATGGTTTTGGTATAGCAACATAA
- a CDS encoding response regulator transcription factor gives MGSVCIEIIEGNPHLRSLLSWHLQQVGYRVHQAASLYQAQEVFLVRQPTLVILDAELKDSESMEFCHWLQRQQQPLILMLSTRNSEADVVAGLKAGADDYLAKPFGMQEFLARVEALIRRKRTPVAPAYLDYGALQIDLVQRRVCFQGEFIDLTPQEFSLLYVLAQAGGIPLSRLELLRRAWPEAIDNPRTIDTHVLSLRKKVERDPRQPNLIQTVRNVGYRFNMELLNNNVSQVPEVVHRRQIAAEHANTQPSALSRQF, from the coding sequence GTGGGTTCGGTTTGCATTGAAATTATTGAGGGAAATCCGCATCTGCGATCGCTACTTAGTTGGCACTTGCAACAAGTAGGCTATCGAGTACACCAAGCCGCGAGTCTTTATCAAGCACAAGAAGTATTTTTGGTGCGACAACCAACACTTGTAATTCTTGATGCTGAACTAAAAGATAGTGAAAGTATGGAATTTTGTCACTGGTTGCAACGACAGCAACAGCCATTAATTTTAATGCTATCGACTCGCAACTCAGAAGCAGATGTTGTTGCCGGCTTAAAAGCAGGAGCAGATGACTATCTTGCCAAGCCTTTTGGGATGCAAGAGTTCCTAGCACGAGTAGAAGCCCTAATTCGTCGCAAGCGTACTCCAGTAGCACCAGCATACTTAGATTACGGAGCGCTGCAAATTGATTTAGTGCAACGACGTGTCTGCTTTCAAGGAGAATTTATCGATTTAACTCCTCAAGAATTCAGTTTACTCTATGTCTTGGCACAAGCTGGAGGAATTCCCTTAAGCCGCTTAGAACTACTACGTCGTGCTTGGCCTGAAGCAATTGATAATCCTCGGACAATTGATACCCATGTATTATCTTTGCGCAAAAAAGTTGAGCGCGATCCGCGACAACCCAATTTGATTCAAACTGTGCGGAACGTAGGCTATCGCTTCAATATGGAATTACTGAATAACAATGTCAGTCAAGTACCTGAAGTGGTACATCGCAGACAAATTGCTGCAGAACATGCGAATACTCAACCTTCAGCCCTTAGTAGACAGTTTTAA
- a CDS encoding DUF6761 family protein, whose product MLQDHLTIRFYQKITDAFVEMWNRGYRADDLRLYLDGYLAALHHSSAVEPYLIHQLEEESVRFLYDPYNFELPQPEPETDYY is encoded by the coding sequence ATGCTTCAAGATCATTTGACTATTCGCTTTTACCAAAAAATTACCGACGCCTTCGTCGAAATGTGGAATCGTGGCTATCGTGCAGATGATTTACGACTATATCTAGATGGTTACTTAGCGGCTTTACACCATAGTAGTGCTGTTGAGCCTTACCTAATCCATCAGCTAGAAGAAGAATCTGTTCGTTTTCTCTACGATCCGTATAATTTTGAATTACCTCAACCAGAACCGGAGACAGACTATTACTAG
- a CDS encoding Gfo/Idh/MocA family protein, with amino-acid sequence MDQQNIGVAVVGTGFGQKVHVPGFQAHHRTQVVAVYHRDRDKAKAIAQSHNIPHTCQSIAEVVSLPEVQAVSIATPPFLHYEMAKSVIQAGKHLLLEKPTTLAVTEAQELHQLAQANRVVTALDFEFRFVPAWQRFAELLSEGYVGNKRLVKIDWLVSSRADASRPWNWYSQKEKGGGALGALASHTFDYVSWLFGSVQRLFAHLSTAVSLRPDNTGAMKPVDADDTCLLLLELADGTPCNVCISASTFQGRGHWIEVYGDRGTLVLGSDNQKDYVHGFRLWAAPAGESLTEVEIPQRLDFPRTYPDGRIAPFIRVVDRWIQGIDAGKSLTPSLKEGVYSQLLMDLSHISHNSGSWVDVPDFTIM; translated from the coding sequence GTGGATCAGCAAAATATTGGCGTAGCAGTTGTGGGAACTGGTTTTGGTCAAAAAGTCCATGTTCCTGGGTTCCAAGCGCATCATCGTACGCAAGTGGTTGCTGTTTATCATCGCGATCGCGATAAAGCCAAAGCGATCGCACAATCTCACAATATCCCTCATACTTGTCAATCAATTGCAGAAGTTGTTTCATTACCAGAAGTACAAGCTGTCAGCATCGCTACACCACCATTTCTCCACTACGAAATGGCAAAGTCTGTCATCCAAGCTGGAAAACATCTGTTACTCGAAAAACCAACGACGCTTGCTGTTACAGAAGCACAAGAGTTGCATCAACTCGCGCAAGCTAACCGCGTTGTGACTGCACTTGATTTTGAATTTCGTTTTGTTCCTGCATGGCAACGTTTTGCAGAACTACTCAGTGAAGGATATGTTGGTAACAAACGTTTAGTAAAAATTGATTGGCTTGTTTCTAGCCGTGCGGATGCTTCGCGACCGTGGAATTGGTACTCTCAAAAAGAGAAAGGTGGTGGTGCTTTGGGTGCTTTAGCTTCTCATACTTTTGATTATGTGAGTTGGCTATTTGGTTCCGTACAGCGGCTATTTGCTCATTTAAGTACAGCAGTTTCCCTGCGTCCAGACAATACTGGAGCGATGAAGCCTGTTGATGCAGATGATACTTGTCTACTGCTATTAGAATTAGCAGATGGGACTCCCTGCAACGTGTGTATTAGTGCCAGTACATTTCAAGGGCGGGGACACTGGATTGAAGTTTATGGCGATCGCGGTACTTTAGTTCTAGGAAGCGACAATCAAAAAGATTACGTGCATGGTTTTCGCCTTTGGGCTGCCCCTGCAGGTGAATCACTAACTGAAGTAGAAATTCCTCAACGTTTGGACTTTCCTCGAACTTATCCTGATGGTCGCATTGCGCCGTTTATTCGAGTAGTGGATCGTTGGATACAAGGAATTGATGCAGGTAAGTCTTTGACACCATCTTTAAAAGAAGGTGTTTACTCACAATTACTGATGGATCTCAGTCATATTTCCCACAATAGTGGTAGTTGGGTAGATGTCCCTGATTTTACGATTATGTAG
- the glpX gene encoding class II fructose-bisphosphatase: MENTLGLEIIEVVEQAAIASARWMGKGEKNIADQVAVEAMRERMNRIYMRGRIVIGEGERDDAPMLYIGEEVGICTREDAKDYCNPDELVEIDIAVDPCEGTNLVAYGQNGSMAVLAISEKGGLFAAPDFYMKKLAAPPLARGHVDINKSATENLKILSECLNRAVEELVVVVMDRPRHKELIQEIRQAGARVRLISDGDVSAAISCAFAGTNIHALMGIGAAPEGVISAAALRCLGGHFQGQLIYDPEVVKTGLIGESKESNIARLTEMGINNPDKVYNAEELASGRTVLFAACGITPGTLMEGVRFFSGGARTQSLVISNQSQTARFVDTIHMFEDPKALQLR; this comes from the coding sequence GTGGAAAACACACTAGGGTTAGAGATCATTGAAGTGGTAGAGCAAGCTGCGATCGCCAGTGCTCGCTGGATGGGCAAAGGAGAAAAGAACATTGCTGACCAAGTTGCAGTTGAAGCAATGCGAGAGCGGATGAATCGTATCTATATGCGGGGTCGCATCGTCATCGGTGAGGGCGAACGCGATGATGCTCCGATGCTTTATATTGGCGAGGAAGTCGGAATCTGCACCCGCGAGGATGCTAAAGACTACTGTAACCCAGACGAGTTAGTCGAGATCGATATTGCTGTTGACCCTTGCGAGGGCACTAACCTTGTTGCTTACGGGCAAAATGGTTCAATGGCAGTGCTTGCTATCTCTGAGAAAGGTGGTTTGTTTGCTGCACCTGACTTTTATATGAAGAAGTTAGCGGCTCCACCCCTAGCACGCGGTCATGTTGATATTAATAAATCTGCTACCGAAAACTTGAAGATTCTTTCTGAGTGTTTGAATCGTGCTGTAGAAGAATTGGTTGTGGTTGTGATGGATCGTCCCCGCCACAAAGAGTTAATTCAAGAAATTCGTCAAGCGGGTGCAAGAGTCCGTCTAATTAGCGATGGTGACGTTTCTGCTGCTATTTCTTGTGCTTTTGCTGGGACAAATATTCATGCTTTGATGGGCATTGGTGCGGCTCCTGAAGGAGTTATTTCTGCTGCTGCTTTGCGGTGCTTGGGTGGACATTTCCAAGGGCAATTGATCTACGATCCAGAAGTAGTCAAAACAGGTTTAATCGGAGAAAGCAAAGAAAGCAACATCGCACGGCTCACGGAAATGGGCATTAATAACCCAGATAAAGTTTACAACGCTGAAGAACTAGCTTCAGGTCGGACAGTTCTGTTCGCAGCATGCGGTATCACTCCAGGAACTCTGATGGAAGGTGTTCGCTTCTTTAGCGGTGGCGCTAGAACCCAAAGCTTGGTCATTTCTAACCAGTCTCAAACAGCTCGATTTGTAGATACAATTCATATGTTTGAAGATCCGAAGGCTCTCCAGCTACGATAG